A DNA window from Carassius gibelio isolate Cgi1373 ecotype wild population from Czech Republic chromosome A6, carGib1.2-hapl.c, whole genome shotgun sequence contains the following coding sequences:
- the LOC128015764 gene encoding electroneutral sodium bicarbonate exchanger 1-like, which translates to MPAENSDQESMLSYQRPDEEAVVDHGGTSSVLNIHYEKEELEGHRTLCVGVRMPMGRQSHRHHRPHSSKHRRRADRMQAGSEAQEDMNTESTTTSHDTPSQRVQFILGTEEDEEHAAHDLFTELDEICVKDGKDAEWKETARWLKFEEDVEDGGERWSKPYVATLSLHSLFELRSCIINGTVLLDMKASCIEEIADLVLDHQEAAHELDDSVRMKVREALLKRHHHQSDKKRNNLLPMVKSLTDSGRRQSEPHHMDKAGPATSPQPPPTNPDLKNGAPDNSQMDLSKVDTHFMKKIPIGAEASNVLVGELDFLERSIIAFVRLSPAVLLTGLTEVPIPTRFLFILLGPDGKAQQYHEIGRSMATIMTDEIFHDVAYKAKDRTDLLAGIDEFLDQVTVLPPGEWDPSIRIEPPKSVPSQEKRKMPGVPNGTAVPVEEEPHGEHHGPELQRTGRLFGGLILDVKRKAPFYLSDFKDGLNLQCVASFLFLYCACMSPVITFGGLLGEATEGRISAIESLLGASMTGVAYSLFAGQPLTILGSTGPVLVFEKILFKFCKDYDLSYLSLRTCIGLWTAFLCLILVATDASSLVCYITRFTEEAFAALICLIFIYEALEKLFHLGELYPINRHADLDKLTLAYCRCAQPDNPSNKTLELWNQRNITASAVPWSNFTVSECLDLQGQFIGSACGHHGPYTPDVLFWSSILFFGTFFLSTFLKQFKTSKYFPTRVRSVISDFAVFLTIVLMVLIDYLIGVPSQKLQVPSKFKPTRDDRGWLINPIGRNPWWTVLAAPMPALLCTILIFMDQQITAVIINRKEHKLLKGCGYHLDLLMVGVMLAVCSIMGLPWFVAATVLSISHVNSLKLESESAAPGEQPRFLGIREQRLTGLVIFLLMGCSVFMTGALQFIPMPVLYGVFLYMGVSSLKGIQFFDRLKLFGMPAKHQPDFIYLRHVPLRKVHLFTLTQLTCLVLLWVIKTSPAAIVFPMMVLALVFIRKLLDFCFFKRELSYLDDLMPENKKKKLDDDSKKAEEQESQEMLVDDSEKLEDKDTVKIPMESKLLHSPRTPDPRTDPSDINISDEMSKTTVWKSLNSNHKDTQRSNTHKKEVP; encoded by the exons ATGCCTGCCGAAAACAGCGACCAGGAGAGCATGCTGAGCTATCAG AGGCCTGATGAGGAAGCTGTGGTGGACCATGGTGGCACCAGCTCAGTTCTGAATATCCATTATGAGAAAGAAGAGCTTGAGG GTCACAGGActctgtgtgtgggtgtgcggATGCCCATGGGTAGACAGTCTCATCGTCATCACCGACCGCACAGCTCCAAACACCGCAGGAGAGCTGACAGGATGCAGGCTGGAAGTGAAGCTCAAGAAGACATGAACACAGAAAGTACCACAACATCACACG ATACTCCATCCCAGAGGGTTCAGTTTATTCTGGGCACTGAAGAGGATGAGGAGCATGCAGCCCATGACCTCTTCACAGAACTTGATGAAATCTGTGTTAAAGATGGCAAAGATGCAGAGTGGAAGGAAACGGCAAG GTGGTTAAAGTTTGAGGAGGACGTGGAAGATGGAGGAGAAAGGTGGAGTAAGCCGTACGTAGCTACACTCTCTCTCCATAGTTTGTTTGAGCTACGGAGCTGTATCATTAATGGAACTGTTCTGTTGGACATGAAGGCCAGCTGCATCGAGGAAATTGCAG ATTTGGTGCTTGACCATCAGGAGGCAGCTCATGAACTGGATGACAGTGTGAGAATGAAGGTTCGAGAGGCACTTCTGAAGCGGCATCACCACCAGAGTGACAAGAAGAGGAACAACCTGCTGCCAATGGTCAAATCCCTCACTGACTCAGGCAGGAGACAGAGTGAACCTCATCATATGGACAAGGCGG GTCCTGCTACTTCTCCCCAGCCTCCACCTACAAACCCAGATTTAAAGAATGGAGCACCGGATAATAGCCAGATGGATCTCAGCAAG GTGGACACACATTTCATGAAGAAGATCCCCATCGGAGCAGAAGCTTCCAATGTGCTGGTTGGGGAGCTGGACTTTTTAGAAAGGTCCATCATTGCGTTTGTTCGCCTGTCTCCTGCTGTACTGCTCACAGGGCTCACTGAAGTTCCCATTCCCACTAG ATTCTTGTTCATTTTGCTTGGTCCTGATGGAAAAGCTCAACAGTACCATGAGATCGGTCGCTCCATGGCCACCATCATGACCGATGAG ATTTTCCACGACGTTGCTTATAAGGCCAAGGACAGAACTGATTTGTTAGCCGGTATAGATGAGTTTCTGGATCAAGTGACAGTTCTGCCTCCAGGAGAATGGGACCCTTCTATACGCATAGAACCTCCTAAAAGTGTCCCATCACAG GAGAAAAGAAAGATGCCTGGAGTGCCGAACGGAACAGCTGTCCCTGTTGAGGAAGAGCCGCATGGAGAACACCATGGACCAGAACTGCAGAGAACCGGAAG GTTGTTTGGAGGACTGATTCTGGATGTGAAAAGAAAAGCCCCATTTTATTTGAGTGATTTTAAAGACGGTCTGAATTTGCAGTGTGTAGCTTCTTTTCTGTTTCTGTACTGTGCCTGTATGTCACCTGTTATCACGTTTGGAGGCCTTTTGGGAGAGGCTACAGAAGGACGCATT agtgcCATTGAGTCTCTTTTAGGAGCGTCTATGACCGGAGTAGCATACTCTCTTTTCGCTGGACAGCCGCTTACTATACTGGGCAGCACTGGACCTGTCCTCGTGTTTGAAAAGATTCTCTTCAAGTTCTGCAA AGATTACGATCTCTCGTACCTATCCCTGCGCACTTGTATCGGTTTGTGGACAGCTTTCCTGTGTCTGATTCTCGTGGCAACGGATGCCAGCTCCTTGGTGTGCTACATTACACGTTTCACAGAGGAAGCGTTTGCTGCACTGATATGTCTTATCTTCATTTACGAAGCACTAGAGAAACTTTTCCATCTTGGAGAACTGTACCCAATCAACAGACATGCCGATCTAGACAAACTAACACTGGCCTA CTGTAGGTGTGCACAGCCGGATAACCCTAGTAATAAAACACTAGAACTGTGGAATCAAAGGAACATCACAGCCTCTGCAGTGCCATGGAGCAACTTCACTGTATCG GAGTGTTTAGATCTCCAGGGGCAGTTTATTGGATCTGCGTGTGGACACCATGGTCCCTACACTCCTGATGTGCTCTTCTGGTCGTCCATCTTGTTTTTCGGTACCTTTTTCCTGTCCACCTTCCTGAAACAGTTCAAGACTAGCAAATACTTCCCAACACGG GTACGGTCAGTGATCAGTGATTTTGCTGTCTTCCTCACCATTGTTCTCATGGTCCTGATTGATTATTTAATTGGAGTTCCATCCCAAAAATTACAAGTGCCCAGCAAATTCAAG CCCACGCGTGATGACCGTGGTTGGCTTATTAACCCTATTGGCCGAAACCCATGGTGGACTGTGCTGGCTGCTCCAATGCCAGCTCTTCTCTGCACCATCCTCATTTTCATGGACCAACAGATCACCGCCGTCATAATAAACCGCAAGGAACACAAACTGCTA AAAGGCTGCGGGTACCATTTGGATCTTCTGATGGTTGGAGTGATGCTGGCTGTATGTTCCATCATGGGGTTACCCTGGTTTGTTGCAGCAACCGTCCTGTCCATTTCCCATGTCAACAGCCTGAAGCTAGAGTCTGAAAGCGCCGCCCCCGGAGAGCAGCCTCGGTTTCTGGGTATTAGAGAACAGAGGCTGACTGGTTTAGTCATTTTTCTACTCATGGGCTGCTCTGTGTTCATGACTGGAGCATTACAG TTCATTCCCATGCCAGTTCTCTATGGTGTTTTTCTTTATATGGGCGTCTCATCTCTGAAAGGCATTCAG TTTTTTGATCGTCTGAAGTTGTTTGGCATGCCAGCGAAGCACCAACCTGACTTTATTTATCTACGTCATGTTCCTCTGAGGAAGGTTCACCTGTTCACTCTGACCCAGCTTACCTGCCTTGTGTTGCTCTGGGTCATCAAAACTTCCCCTGCTGCAATCGTCTTCCCTATGATG GTGCTGGCATTAGTGTTCATCCGTAAGCTTCTGGACTTCTGTTTTTTCAAACGGGAGCTAAGTTACCTTGATGATCTGATGCCTGAGAATAAGAAGAAGAAGCTGGATGATGATTCCAAAAAAGCAGAGGAG CAGGAATCACAGGAGATGCTGGTTGATGACTCTGAGAAGTTAGAAGACAAAGACACAGTGAAGATCCCCATGGAGAGCAAACTTCTACACTCACCTCGAACCCCAGATCCCAG GACTGATCCCTCTGATATTAACATATCTGATGAAATGTCTAAAACTACTGTATGGAAATCCCTCAATTCCAATCACAAGGACACACAACGCTCAAACACACATAAAAAG GAGGTTCCGTGA
- the LOC128015784 gene encoding ghrelin: MPLRCCATHMFLFLCALSLCVESVRGGTSFLSPAQKPQQGRRPSWVGRRDAAEPEISAIKEDDQFKVSAPFDLSVSLSEAEYEKYGPVLQKVLVDLLSDFPLEF, translated from the exons ATGCCGCTGCGTTGTTGTGCCACCCAcatgtttctgtttttatgtgCTCTTTCCTTGTGTGTCGAGTCTGTGAGAGGCGGCACCAGCTTCCTCAGTCCTGCTCAGAAACCACAGCAG GGTCGAAGGCCATCATGGGTGGGCAGAAGAGATGCTGCAGAGCCAGAGATCTCAGCGATTAAAGAGGATGATCAGTTTAAG GTGAGTGCTCCATTTGATCTGTCCGTGTCTCTGAGTGAAGCGGAGTACGAGAAATACGGCCCTGTGCTGCAGAAGGTTCTGGTGGATCTTCTTAGCGATTTCCCACTTG aattctgA
- the LOC128015770 gene encoding putative deoxyribonuclease TATDN2 isoform X2 — protein sequence MNRKREKVKSTWLNVESPRKLRKNRVGVAQSTCEDGDAQDGGMSEVSSPGLNTSTGSAGLGHMENMCLSTPRSSPKTRLKLTRRHRAVSRKKSQGEDTFSGQSSVGPPPPSAGKKCRNPQEGQKVFLFKALNDAMGYANKKSSIGGPKSLYAKKTPDKLIKAIEVESTSELDCCSFNEKNDQLITNTEDRPPSLEFIDTQDDGAEIKLDTRSVILRRPESPDWSDDEDSEQVEVFSQDFESFKPKGRQTNELKRDCKLVDFSNTPPPLKCKTSSPALKSSIFPQALWELKSQGCCDTSPTIPARDMELLSELPPQNTAFDLEPPKNYSHCRTVRRSIPRLRTFDYSPLTTRRTSESNIYTSSHMLHAADSATRGMSVGSEPLWLSDLNYSEADSAGFIDTHCHLDMLYGKLGFRGSFKKFQSKYASSFPMEYMGCIADFCNPRITERDAIWEGLLGEEKVWGAFGCHPHFAKEYNHAHEQSIMGAMRHPKTIAFGEIGLDYSYKNSTDSRKQKEVFERQLQLAVSLGKPLVIHCRDADDDVLKIMKKCVPQDYKIHRHCFTNSYSVIEPFLSEFTNLCVGFTGLVTYHQAVEARDAVKKIPLDRILLETDAPYFLPRQVPKSTCRFAHPGMGIHTLHEISLLKGESLTTVLQTVRQNTRHIYGL from the exons ATGAACCGTAAAAGGGAAAAGGTGAAGAGTACATGGCTGAATGTGGAATCCCCAAGAAAGCTCCGGAAGAACCGTGTGGGTGTAGCACAGTCAACATGCGAGGATGGAGATGCTCAGGATGGTGGTATGAGTGAGGTTAGCTCTCCTGGACTCAACACATCTACTGGGTCAGCTGGACTGGGCCACATGGAGAACATGTGTCTCAGCACTCCACGCAGTTCACCCAAAACACGGTTAAAACTGACTAGACGCCACAGAGCAGTGTCGAGAAAAAAGAGTCAGGGTGAG GACACTTTTTCAGGACAATCCTCTGTTGGACCTCCACCTCCTTCTGCTGGAAAGAAATGCAGAAATCCACAAGAAGGGCAGAAAGTATTTCTCTTCAAAGCACTGAATGATGCAATGGGGTATGCAAACAAAAAGTCATCAATTGGTGGGCCTAAAAGTCTATATGCAAAGAAAACCCCAGACAAGCTTATAAAGGCAATTGAGGTGGAAAGTACCTCTGAGCTGGACTGCTGCTCATTCAATGAGAAGAATGACCAACTGATCACGAATACAGAGGATAGGCCTCCCTCTCTGGAGTTCATAGACACACAAGATGATGGGGCAGAAATAAAGCTGGACACCAGG AGTGTGATTCTGAGGCGTCCAGAATCGCCGGATTGGTCCGATGATGAAGACTCTGAGCAGGTTGAAGTTTTCTCACAGGACTTTGAGTCTTTCAAACCAAAGGGGCGACAAACAAATGAGCTTAAAAGGGATTGTAAGCTTGTGGACTTCAGTAACACTCCTCCACCTTTGAAATGCAAGACTTCATCACCAGCTTTAAAGTCTTCAATATTCCCACAAGCCCTGTGGGAACTGAAGTCACAAGGTTGTTGTGACACTTCTCCAACAATCCCAGCCAGGGATATGGAGCTCTTGTCAGAGCTTCCGCCTCAGAACACTGCCTTTGACCTCGAGCCACCCAAGAACTACTCGCACTGTAGGACAGTTCGGCGGTCTATCCCCAGGCTCAGAACCTTTGATTACTCGCCTCTTACTACACGCAGGACTTCAGAATCAAATATTTACACATCCTCACATATGCTCCATGCTGCTGATAGTGCCACTCGTGGGATGTCTGTTGGCTCGGAGCCTCTTTGGCTGTCAGATTTGAACTACTCAGAAGCAGATTCAGCAGGATTTATTGACACGCACTGTCATCTTGACATGCTCTATGGGAAGTTGGGTTTCCGGGGTAGTTTCAAAAAGTTTCAGAGCAAGTATGCAAGTAGTTTCCCAATGGAGTATATGGGCTGCATTGCAGATTTCTGCAACCCACGAATCACTGAAAGAGATGCCATCTGGGAAGGTCTACTGGGAGAGGAGAAAGTGTGGGGAGCCTTTGGTTGCCACCCGCATTTTGCCAAGGAGTATAACCATGCTCATGAGCAAAGCATCATGGGTGCTATGCGTCACCCTAAGACCATTGCATTTGGAGAGATTGGTTTGGATTACTCCTATAAGAATTCCACAGACTCAAGAAAGCAGAAAGAG GTGTTTGAACGTCAGTTGCAGTTGGCCGTCTCTCTCGGGAAGCCTCTTGTCATACATTGTCGTGATGCTGATGACGATGTCCTGAAAATTATGAAGAAGTGTGTCCCCCAAGATTACAAAATACACAG ACACTGTTTTACCAACAGCTACTCAGTGATTGAGCCGTTCCTAAGTGAATTCACTAACCTGTGTGTGGGTTTCACTGGACTTGTGACGTACCATCAGGCTGTGGAGGCTCGAGACGCCGTGAAGAAAATCCCACTCGACAGAATCTTACTGGAGACAGATGCACCATATTTCCTACCCAGACAG GTGCCTAAGTCCACATGCAGGTTTGCTCACCCTGGTATGGGCATACACACACTGCATGAGATTAGTCTGCTGAAGGGAGAGAGCCTAACCACAGTACTGCAAACAGTCCGGCAGAACACTAGACATATATACGGTCTGTGA
- the LOC128015770 gene encoding putative deoxyribonuclease TATDN2 isoform X1, whose product MLTCFTSYAGPSTMNRKREKVKSTWLNVESPRKLRKNRVGVAQSTCEDGDAQDGGMSEVSSPGLNTSTGSAGLGHMENMCLSTPRSSPKTRLKLTRRHRAVSRKKSQGEDTFSGQSSVGPPPPSAGKKCRNPQEGQKVFLFKALNDAMGYANKKSSIGGPKSLYAKKTPDKLIKAIEVESTSELDCCSFNEKNDQLITNTEDRPPSLEFIDTQDDGAEIKLDTRSVILRRPESPDWSDDEDSEQVEVFSQDFESFKPKGRQTNELKRDCKLVDFSNTPPPLKCKTSSPALKSSIFPQALWELKSQGCCDTSPTIPARDMELLSELPPQNTAFDLEPPKNYSHCRTVRRSIPRLRTFDYSPLTTRRTSESNIYTSSHMLHAADSATRGMSVGSEPLWLSDLNYSEADSAGFIDTHCHLDMLYGKLGFRGSFKKFQSKYASSFPMEYMGCIADFCNPRITERDAIWEGLLGEEKVWGAFGCHPHFAKEYNHAHEQSIMGAMRHPKTIAFGEIGLDYSYKNSTDSRKQKEVFERQLQLAVSLGKPLVIHCRDADDDVLKIMKKCVPQDYKIHRHCFTNSYSVIEPFLSEFTNLCVGFTGLVTYHQAVEARDAVKKIPLDRILLETDAPYFLPRQVPKSTCRFAHPGMGIHTLHEISLLKGESLTTVLQTVRQNTRHIYGL is encoded by the exons ATGCTAACGTGTTTTACGTCGTATGCAG GTCCTAGTACGATGAACCGTAAAAGGGAAAAGGTGAAGAGTACATGGCTGAATGTGGAATCCCCAAGAAAGCTCCGGAAGAACCGTGTGGGTGTAGCACAGTCAACATGCGAGGATGGAGATGCTCAGGATGGTGGTATGAGTGAGGTTAGCTCTCCTGGACTCAACACATCTACTGGGTCAGCTGGACTGGGCCACATGGAGAACATGTGTCTCAGCACTCCACGCAGTTCACCCAAAACACGGTTAAAACTGACTAGACGCCACAGAGCAGTGTCGAGAAAAAAGAGTCAGGGTGAG GACACTTTTTCAGGACAATCCTCTGTTGGACCTCCACCTCCTTCTGCTGGAAAGAAATGCAGAAATCCACAAGAAGGGCAGAAAGTATTTCTCTTCAAAGCACTGAATGATGCAATGGGGTATGCAAACAAAAAGTCATCAATTGGTGGGCCTAAAAGTCTATATGCAAAGAAAACCCCAGACAAGCTTATAAAGGCAATTGAGGTGGAAAGTACCTCTGAGCTGGACTGCTGCTCATTCAATGAGAAGAATGACCAACTGATCACGAATACAGAGGATAGGCCTCCCTCTCTGGAGTTCATAGACACACAAGATGATGGGGCAGAAATAAAGCTGGACACCAGG AGTGTGATTCTGAGGCGTCCAGAATCGCCGGATTGGTCCGATGATGAAGACTCTGAGCAGGTTGAAGTTTTCTCACAGGACTTTGAGTCTTTCAAACCAAAGGGGCGACAAACAAATGAGCTTAAAAGGGATTGTAAGCTTGTGGACTTCAGTAACACTCCTCCACCTTTGAAATGCAAGACTTCATCACCAGCTTTAAAGTCTTCAATATTCCCACAAGCCCTGTGGGAACTGAAGTCACAAGGTTGTTGTGACACTTCTCCAACAATCCCAGCCAGGGATATGGAGCTCTTGTCAGAGCTTCCGCCTCAGAACACTGCCTTTGACCTCGAGCCACCCAAGAACTACTCGCACTGTAGGACAGTTCGGCGGTCTATCCCCAGGCTCAGAACCTTTGATTACTCGCCTCTTACTACACGCAGGACTTCAGAATCAAATATTTACACATCCTCACATATGCTCCATGCTGCTGATAGTGCCACTCGTGGGATGTCTGTTGGCTCGGAGCCTCTTTGGCTGTCAGATTTGAACTACTCAGAAGCAGATTCAGCAGGATTTATTGACACGCACTGTCATCTTGACATGCTCTATGGGAAGTTGGGTTTCCGGGGTAGTTTCAAAAAGTTTCAGAGCAAGTATGCAAGTAGTTTCCCAATGGAGTATATGGGCTGCATTGCAGATTTCTGCAACCCACGAATCACTGAAAGAGATGCCATCTGGGAAGGTCTACTGGGAGAGGAGAAAGTGTGGGGAGCCTTTGGTTGCCACCCGCATTTTGCCAAGGAGTATAACCATGCTCATGAGCAAAGCATCATGGGTGCTATGCGTCACCCTAAGACCATTGCATTTGGAGAGATTGGTTTGGATTACTCCTATAAGAATTCCACAGACTCAAGAAAGCAGAAAGAG GTGTTTGAACGTCAGTTGCAGTTGGCCGTCTCTCTCGGGAAGCCTCTTGTCATACATTGTCGTGATGCTGATGACGATGTCCTGAAAATTATGAAGAAGTGTGTCCCCCAAGATTACAAAATACACAG ACACTGTTTTACCAACAGCTACTCAGTGATTGAGCCGTTCCTAAGTGAATTCACTAACCTGTGTGTGGGTTTCACTGGACTTGTGACGTACCATCAGGCTGTGGAGGCTCGAGACGCCGTGAAGAAAATCCCACTCGACAGAATCTTACTGGAGACAGATGCACCATATTTCCTACCCAGACAG GTGCCTAAGTCCACATGCAGGTTTGCTCACCCTGGTATGGGCATACACACACTGCATGAGATTAGTCTGCTGAAGGGAGAGAGCCTAACCACAGTACTGCAAACAGTCCGGCAGAACACTAGACATATATACGGTCTGTGA
- the LOC128015779 gene encoding von Hippel-Lindau disease tumor suppressor has product MPQESPEGQQPLPLVRSLASRIPVHVVFCNRSPRVVKPVWINFRGEPQPYVDIQPYTGKRIATYVGHPWMFRDAETDDPMVVNNKEMYLPSHLENGQVSFPKITLPVLTLRDRCLQAVRRLVRKEHICQLEVGRCLQDDLAQTPSIHADLRRIGQRVEQKLLENREQQN; this is encoded by the exons ATGCCTCAGGAATCTCCAGAGGGGCAGCAACCGCTGCCGCTGGTCCGATCTCTGGCTAGTCGGATACCGGTCCATGTGGTGTTCTGTAACCGCAGTCCGCGAGTCGTAAAGCCCGTCTGGATCAACTTCCGCGGGGAGCCGCAGCCATACGTAGATATTCAGCCATACACCGGAAAAAGAATAGCAACTTATGTGG GACATCCATGGATGTTTCGGGATGCAGAAACTGATGATCCAATGGTAGTCaataataaagaaatgtatttgcCATCCCACCTTGAAAATGGACAAGTCTCATTTCCCAAAATCACATTGCCTG TGTTGACCTTGCGAGATCGCTGTCTGCAAGCTGTGAGGCGGTTGGTTCGCAAAGAACATATCTGTCAGCTGGAGGTCGGCCGCTGCCTACAAGATGACCTTGCTCAGACACCCAGCATTCATGCCGATCTACGACGCATTGGCCAGCGAGTGGAACAGAAGTTACTGGAGAATAGAGAACAGCAAAACTGA